The segment TTCGGGGCGGGGTCGGAGACCACCAGCACGTCACTCACATGGCACGTGCTGTACATGCTGCACAACCCGGATGTCATGACAAAGTGCCAGGGTGAAATCGACACGGTACAATACGGTCCAGACAAAGaataacacacagacaaagtaACAAGACGAAAAAGAATTTACATTCACCATATAGCGTAGAAACCATTGGTAAATAGTATTTGTAAATATATAGCTATTGCATATTGGTAAATAGTATCTGTAAATAGTATAGCCATTGGTAAATAGTATCTGTAAATATATAGCCATTGCATATTGGTAAATAGTATCTGTAAATAGTATAGCCATTGGTAAATAGTATCTGTAAATATATAGCCATTGGTAAATAGTATCTGTAAATATATAGCCATTGGTAAATAGTACCTGGTGTGAATAGTGTATctgtacacgcaaacaaacaaaacgacaACATCAATAACATCAACAAAagcaacagtaacaacaaagaCTACGACGATAATGATTATAACGACACCAAAATTCATATTTTGCCCTCGAATGTACATATTTACGATTACTATTGAATTTATTTGTTAATACTGTGTGGCCAGATTCATTAAAGTAATGACGACGATGTCACAaaaaagacgacgacgacgatgatgatgatgatgatgatgatgatgatgatgacgatgatgacgatgatgatgatgatgatgatgatgatggtgacgacgatgatgatgatgaagatgatgatggtgacgatgatgatgatgatgatgatgatgatgatgatgatgatgatgacaacagGTGGTGGGACGGGGACGACCGGTCAAGCTGGCGGACAAAGCCAACCTGCCCTACGTGGAGGCCACTATTATGGAAGTCCTGCGACTGTCCAACATCGGTATGAATCATCATGCgttagacacacagaaagacacaaggatactcagacacacacacacatacagacacacacacacacacacacacacacacacacacacacacacacacacacacacacacacacacacacacacacacacacacacacacacacacacacgtcatggCCGTTCTGCGACTCTCCAGATGCGCTtgaaaagttaaaacaaaattttaaaaaaaccaccaacaaGTTCGTACTTTATTACCAAAAGATTCAGACGCCGTCAGGACACTTATGTTTAATTAAACAGAACCAGAACTTCTTCACTGCGAACTATGATCTTCTAAAGTATGTAAGCCTATGTTATTGTCCAACAGGGCCGAGTTGAAACAGTTGAACACATTCTGTGTATGGCAAATATTGTTCATGTCAATATAATCTCTGTTTGTCTCGTCGCAACTATTCATAtggaggatgaaagtcgctagTCCGTTCAGTGCTTGTCATGCTCTCAGGTGCCGGGATCCTGGTTCCGCACAACTCTCACTAAATATATTTCACATGTCGTTCGAATTTAGagcggttacttccctttgtttatcagatctctcATACCTAACAAATGTTTTCTACTTTCAGCGTTACCAACACTGATATTACTCTGTGTTTCTCTTGTTGCAACTATCCATGTGACTCTCCCATGCCTCGGAGGATTAAAGTCGCTTGTTCGTTCAGTGCTTGTAATTCTATCAGGTGCCAGGAGCCCGATTCCACATAACTCTCAATTACTCTACACATGTCGTgcgcatttagagcgcttacttccctttcatTATCAGATATCCTTGTCTaacgcacaaaaacacaaaatattgCTTGTACTTTCAGCATTGCTGACACTGCCTCACGCACTGAACAATGGCGGCGAGTTCCGTGGCTACAAGTTTCCCCCTCGCACCTTGGTGGTGGCCAACCTGAAGTCTGTGCACGTGCAACAAGACAAGTGGGATCAGCCTGACCTGTTCAACCCACAGCGCTTCTTGCTGGACGATGGGACAGTCAACAGGAAACTGCCTCTTGTGGCTTTTGGCATGGGTAGGTACTTGTGAAGTTTGGTGGGTAGGGATAAAGATAGAGTCGAACCTGTCTTGGAGACCACCCATTAATAACCACCTGCCCAAAAAGACCACCCCTGAGGATCCTCGACAAGTGttttttgtaaaaataaaatcggtttccataacaaccacctgtctataacgtcTGCTGTTGGTTGGTCCCTTTGGTGGTTTGGTGGTCGTAATAAAGGTTTGATTGCAtaataagatgtttgatgggctGTTGCCAGACAAGCTTTTTTGGTTGGTCGCatgggagcatatcgtcttctgtttcatcttcatCGACCGAGGCTGGTGATTTGTTACCTACGAGTTTTATCTGCAGCTGATACGGGTGTGCCCAACATGGAAGTCAGCCatgaagttatttcccttggatAATATGATGTTTCACCGTGGGTTTGCCAGTGCGGCATTTTCACTGAACACTGGTTGATAAGGATTTGCCTTGCTTGTTAATTGTAAGGGGCGTTAGTTACTGACTTCCCTTCAACATTATTATtgattttgaaaaatgaagctATCATTTATGTCAATGAATTTTAAGTCAAAACTGCTTATCTTCTCAACCGATTTGCCCCATCGCCAGCGTTATATATGTACTGCTTCCTTGAATTGTGGATACTTTACTTGAATATTTCAGACAAGTCTAGCACTGCCAGTGACGACATTTAAGATTAACTGACAGGTAAACTGCACGTGACTCGCGGGACTGTCTATTTTACTGTAATGCAGCGTTGATAATATTCAAGTTCAGTGAGTTTCAAGGAAGATGTTGCAAGTACAAATTTTTTGTCATGGCTTTGCAAATTtgtatttgaaaataaaacactgtttaaaccgaCTTACTTTTGAAGACGGAGAGAACTATGCCGGCCTGTTGTGGCTGAATCAAAATTGTCGTGAAAAGCAATCATTATGACTTTAAATTTCGATTCGTTGCGTAAATTGTATTTTGATTCTCTACTGGCGCTGATggtccgagagagagagagagagagagggggagggagaaggagagagagagagagagagagagagagagagagagagagagagagagggaatgagagacagagagggagataatgagatagagaatgagagagagagataatgagatagagaatgagagtgagagagataatgagatggagagagagagagtgagagagaatgagagagagagagagagagaaaatgagagagagaatgagagagaatgagagagagagagagagagagagagagagagagagagagagagagagaatgagagagagaatgaaagagagagagagaatgatagacagagaatgagagagagagagagaatgagagagctagagagaatgaaagagagagagagagaatgagagagagagagagagagagagagagagatagagagagagagagagagggtcaaTTTCGAGCACTAAACTTGACTTGAATTATGTTTTGGCATAAATTAtcgctcttttttttttgcaggaCCACGAATGTGTGCGGGAGAGCTGCTAGCCAAGCAGGAACTATTCCTCTTCTTCGCCAACCTCTTGCAGCGTTTTCACTTTCGGCCTGCCACGTCATCACAACTTCCGTCGCTCAATGGCATTCTGGGAATCACAAACAGCCCGGAGCTATTCCAAGTGAAACTTGTCGCGCGCTAAAAGGAAaaaactcgaactcgaactcaaaaactttattatcgagggatgatagcatcaGGTCCaaatggtcctttcttacagctat is part of the Littorina saxatilis isolate snail1 unplaced genomic scaffold, US_GU_Lsax_2.0 scaffold_479, whole genome shotgun sequence genome and harbors:
- the LOC138956234 gene encoding cytochrome P450 2J4-like; the encoded protein is MTQILALFDELFKPQPILATLANLFPWLQVLPPMKKAQDKVFGRIDKVYEFVKERISDREENFDADVIRDFVDLYHAKRQDDTHNLCEKNLICMIMDLFGAGSETTSTSLTWHVLYMLHNPDVMTKCQGEIDTVVGRGRPVKLADKANLPYVEATIMEVLRLSNIALLTLPHALNNGGEFRGYKFPPRTLVVANLKSVHVQQDKWDQPDLFNPQRFLLDDGTVNRKLPLVAFGMGPRMCAGELLAKQELFLFFANLLQRFHFRPATSSQLPSLNGILGITNSPELFQVKLVAR